A window of the Herpetosiphon gulosus genome harbors these coding sequences:
- a CDS encoding DUF72 domain-containing protein, whose product MSNIYLGCAIWGYRPWVGQFLPAATSNAEMLKAYAERLTTVEINATFYAVPDQPTVLRWANDTPDNFRFCPKIPQAISHSGNLAQQVAATKAFVAQMQLLGPKLGPIFLQLGPAYSPANFSDLQQWLAAWEHNVPLAVEVRHRGWFAAQATQRLNGLLAEHGVGRVLVDVRPINTGATKDQVILDARRKKPSVPYHVDVTAPFVLLRFMGHPDLALDQPLLEQWADTIVAMLSDGLTVYAFMHCPVEERSPEMCEILAQALVARGIDYPLPTPPAPIQQLSMF is encoded by the coding sequence ATGTCGAATATCTATCTGGGCTGTGCGATTTGGGGCTATCGGCCTTGGGTTGGCCAGTTTTTGCCTGCTGCAACCAGTAATGCCGAAATGCTCAAGGCCTATGCTGAACGTCTGACGACGGTGGAAATTAATGCTACCTTTTATGCAGTGCCTGATCAGCCCACGGTCTTGCGTTGGGCTAATGATACGCCGGATAACTTTCGTTTTTGCCCAAAAATTCCTCAAGCAATTAGTCATAGTGGTAATTTGGCCCAGCAAGTGGCCGCGACCAAGGCTTTTGTGGCGCAGATGCAATTGCTTGGCCCAAAACTTGGCCCGATTTTTCTGCAACTTGGCCCAGCGTATAGCCCAGCCAATTTTAGCGATTTGCAACAATGGCTGGCGGCTTGGGAGCATAATGTACCTTTGGCGGTTGAAGTGCGCCATCGTGGTTGGTTTGCAGCCCAAGCAACTCAACGCTTGAACGGCTTATTGGCTGAGCATGGTGTTGGTCGCGTTTTAGTTGATGTACGACCCATTAACACTGGTGCAACCAAAGATCAAGTAATTTTAGATGCACGCCGTAAAAAGCCCAGCGTACCCTATCATGTCGATGTAACTGCGCCGTTTGTGTTGCTACGCTTTATGGGTCACCCCGATTTAGCGCTTGACCAGCCGTTGCTGGAGCAATGGGCCGATACGATTGTGGCAATGTTAAGTGATGGCCTGACCGTGTATGCGTTTATGCATTGCCCAGTTGAAGAGCGCTCGCCAGAGATGTGTGAAATCCTAGCGCAGGCCTTGGTTGCACGTGGGATTGATTACCCCTTGCCAACGCCGCCAGCACCAATTCAACAACTTTCGATGTTTTGA